One window of the Populus nigra chromosome 4, ddPopNigr1.1, whole genome shotgun sequence genome contains the following:
- the LOC133691374 gene encoding O-fucosyltransferase 10-like isoform X2, translating into MAINTIMKNKTYNVVSSEGSGGDGNSSSPPSSPRRQTSGFSQCRRRLRSKVQLQYFRKDSLAAGIFVRRNIQFLLLLFFLYFSGLMMCVGRFSDFLRHSREPIAIYKSHVLLEKLWHDIETDNSTALELSSVWQFKRRMKVQKPCPVLAARRRLGSVEVSSGPAGYLIVEANGGLNQQRSAICNAVAVAGILNAVLVIPSFGYNIVWKDPSEFRDIYDEDHFIATLEGYVKVVRELPDELISKYDHNITNIPHLRVEAWAPAKHYLGEVYPVLQEQGVIRIAPFANRLAMNVPSHIQLLRCITNYRALRFSAPITTLAQKLVNRMIERSSMTGGKYVSVHLRFEEDMVAFSCCLYDGGDAEKSEMHSFREKGWKGKFKRKDLNFVAGRNRIDGKCPLTPLEVGMMLRGMGFGSNTSIYLASGKIYKGEQHLAPLLKMFPHLYTKESLATSDELAPFQGYSSRLAALDYTVCLFSEVFVTTHGGNFPHFLMGHRRFLFNGHAKTIRPDKRMLVGLLENMTISWKDFKDDMEAMLLESDRKGMMIPRVRKFNRKNSIYTFPLPECDCLQSHDSSRGINHTLNVLDPQLEATRGRVPVSD; encoded by the exons atgGCTATAAACactataatgaaaaataaaacttataatgTTGTCAGTAGTGAGGGGAGTGGCGGGGACGGAAATTCTTCTAGTCCACCATCGTCGCCACGGCGTCAGACAAGCGGCTTCTCTCAATGTCGTCGGCGGCTCCGCTCGAAGGTTCAGTTGCAGTACTTTCGCAAAGACAGTTTGGCTGCCGGGATTTTTGTACGGCGGAACATACAGTTCCTcctgctcttgttctttctctaCTTTTCTGGTTTGATGATGTGTGTAGGCCGGTTCTCGGATTTCTTGCGTCACTCTCGTGAGCCTATTGCGATCTATAAAAGCCATGTCTTGTTGGAGAAGCTTTGGCATGATATCGAAACTGATAATTCTACTGCTCTCgag ttATCTTCTGTATGGCAATTCAAAAGGAGAATGAAAGTGCAGAAACCTTGTCCCGTGTTAGCTGCTAGACGGCGTTTGGGCTCAGTCGAAG TGTCGTCTGGTCCCGCCGGGTACTTAATCGTGGAGGCAAATGGTGGTCTTAACCAACAGCGCTCTGCG ATCTGCAATGCAGTTGCTGTAGCTGGAATTTTGAATGCAGTACTGGTCATCCCTAGTTTTGGTTACAACATTGTCTGGAAGGATCCAAG TGAGTTCAGAGACATATATGATGAAGATCATTTTATAGCCACACTTGAGGGTTATGTGAAAGTGGTTAGAGAGTTGCCTGATGAGTTGATATCAAAATATGACCACAATATTACTAATATTCCACACCTCCGTGTTGAAGCATGGGCTCCTGCTAAACATTATTTAGGAGAAGTTTATCCTGTCCTGCAGGAGCAAGG GGTCATCCGCATTGCACCCTTTGCCAATAGATTGGCAATGAATGTCCCATCTCACATTCAATTGCTTAGGTGCATAACAAATTACAGAGCATTGAGGTTCTCTGCTCCTATAACAACCCTAGCACAGAAATTGGTAAACCGAATGATTGAAAGGAGCTCAATGACTGGTGGAAAATATGTGTCCGTTCACCTTCGATTTGAGGAG GACATGGTGGCCTTCTCATGCTGTTTGTATGATGGAGGGGATGCTGAAAAGTCTGAAATGCATTCATTTCGGGAAAAAGGGTGGAAGGGGAAGTTCAAAAGAAAAGATCTCAACTTCGTAGCTGGTCGTAATCGTATAGATGGAAAATGCCCTCTAACACCCTTGGAG GTCGGGATGATGCTGCGTGGCATGGGGTTCGGTAGCAACACTTCAATTTATTTAGCCTCAGGGAAAATTTACAAAGGAGAACAACATTTAGCTCCTTTATTGAAGATGTTTCCCCATCTTTACACCAAGGAGTCACTTGCAACCTCTGACGAGCTTGCTCCTTTTCAG GGCTACTCTTCGAGGCTGGCAGCTTTGGACTACACTGTATGCTTGTTCAGTGAGGTTTTTGTGACAACTCACGGTGGAAACTTCCCACATTTTCTGATGGGTCACCGtagatttctttttaatggGCATGCAAAGACCATAAGGCCTGATAAACGCATGCTTGTTGGTCTACTAGAGAACATGACAATCAG CTGGAAGGACTTCAAGGATGACATGGAAGCGATGCTCCTTGAAAGTGATCGCAAGGGAATGATGATTCCAAGAGTCAGAAAATTCAACAGAAAGAATTCGATCTACACGTTCCCGTTGCCAGAATGTGACTGTCTCCAATCACATGACTCCTCGCGCGGGATAAACCATACTCTTAATGTTCTTGATCCTCAACTTGAGGCCACAAGAGGAAGAGTTCCAGTCTCAGATTAG
- the LOC133691374 gene encoding O-fucosyltransferase 10-like isoform X1 yields MAINTIMKNKTYNVVSSEGSGGDGNSSSPPSSPRRQTSGFSQCRRRLRSKVQLQYFRKDSLAAGIFVRRNIQFLLLLFFLYFSGLMMCVGRFSDFLRHSREPIAIYKSHVLLEKLWHDIETDNSTALELSSVWQFKRRMKVQKPCPVLAARRRLGSVEGMSSGPAGYLIVEANGGLNQQRSAICNAVAVAGILNAVLVIPSFGYNIVWKDPSEFRDIYDEDHFIATLEGYVKVVRELPDELISKYDHNITNIPHLRVEAWAPAKHYLGEVYPVLQEQGVIRIAPFANRLAMNVPSHIQLLRCITNYRALRFSAPITTLAQKLVNRMIERSSMTGGKYVSVHLRFEEDMVAFSCCLYDGGDAEKSEMHSFREKGWKGKFKRKDLNFVAGRNRIDGKCPLTPLEVGMMLRGMGFGSNTSIYLASGKIYKGEQHLAPLLKMFPHLYTKESLATSDELAPFQGYSSRLAALDYTVCLFSEVFVTTHGGNFPHFLMGHRRFLFNGHAKTIRPDKRMLVGLLENMTISWKDFKDDMEAMLLESDRKGMMIPRVRKFNRKNSIYTFPLPECDCLQSHDSSRGINHTLNVLDPQLEATRGRVPVSD; encoded by the exons atgGCTATAAACactataatgaaaaataaaacttataatgTTGTCAGTAGTGAGGGGAGTGGCGGGGACGGAAATTCTTCTAGTCCACCATCGTCGCCACGGCGTCAGACAAGCGGCTTCTCTCAATGTCGTCGGCGGCTCCGCTCGAAGGTTCAGTTGCAGTACTTTCGCAAAGACAGTTTGGCTGCCGGGATTTTTGTACGGCGGAACATACAGTTCCTcctgctcttgttctttctctaCTTTTCTGGTTTGATGATGTGTGTAGGCCGGTTCTCGGATTTCTTGCGTCACTCTCGTGAGCCTATTGCGATCTATAAAAGCCATGTCTTGTTGGAGAAGCTTTGGCATGATATCGAAACTGATAATTCTACTGCTCTCgag ttATCTTCTGTATGGCAATTCAAAAGGAGAATGAAAGTGCAGAAACCTTGTCCCGTGTTAGCTGCTAGACGGCGTTTGGGCTCAGTCGAAGGTA TGTCGTCTGGTCCCGCCGGGTACTTAATCGTGGAGGCAAATGGTGGTCTTAACCAACAGCGCTCTGCG ATCTGCAATGCAGTTGCTGTAGCTGGAATTTTGAATGCAGTACTGGTCATCCCTAGTTTTGGTTACAACATTGTCTGGAAGGATCCAAG TGAGTTCAGAGACATATATGATGAAGATCATTTTATAGCCACACTTGAGGGTTATGTGAAAGTGGTTAGAGAGTTGCCTGATGAGTTGATATCAAAATATGACCACAATATTACTAATATTCCACACCTCCGTGTTGAAGCATGGGCTCCTGCTAAACATTATTTAGGAGAAGTTTATCCTGTCCTGCAGGAGCAAGG GGTCATCCGCATTGCACCCTTTGCCAATAGATTGGCAATGAATGTCCCATCTCACATTCAATTGCTTAGGTGCATAACAAATTACAGAGCATTGAGGTTCTCTGCTCCTATAACAACCCTAGCACAGAAATTGGTAAACCGAATGATTGAAAGGAGCTCAATGACTGGTGGAAAATATGTGTCCGTTCACCTTCGATTTGAGGAG GACATGGTGGCCTTCTCATGCTGTTTGTATGATGGAGGGGATGCTGAAAAGTCTGAAATGCATTCATTTCGGGAAAAAGGGTGGAAGGGGAAGTTCAAAAGAAAAGATCTCAACTTCGTAGCTGGTCGTAATCGTATAGATGGAAAATGCCCTCTAACACCCTTGGAG GTCGGGATGATGCTGCGTGGCATGGGGTTCGGTAGCAACACTTCAATTTATTTAGCCTCAGGGAAAATTTACAAAGGAGAACAACATTTAGCTCCTTTATTGAAGATGTTTCCCCATCTTTACACCAAGGAGTCACTTGCAACCTCTGACGAGCTTGCTCCTTTTCAG GGCTACTCTTCGAGGCTGGCAGCTTTGGACTACACTGTATGCTTGTTCAGTGAGGTTTTTGTGACAACTCACGGTGGAAACTTCCCACATTTTCTGATGGGTCACCGtagatttctttttaatggGCATGCAAAGACCATAAGGCCTGATAAACGCATGCTTGTTGGTCTACTAGAGAACATGACAATCAG CTGGAAGGACTTCAAGGATGACATGGAAGCGATGCTCCTTGAAAGTGATCGCAAGGGAATGATGATTCCAAGAGTCAGAAAATTCAACAGAAAGAATTCGATCTACACGTTCCCGTTGCCAGAATGTGACTGTCTCCAATCACATGACTCCTCGCGCGGGATAAACCATACTCTTAATGTTCTTGATCCTCAACTTGAGGCCACAAGAGGAAGAGTTCCAGTCTCAGATTAG
- the LOC133691531 gene encoding pentatricopeptide repeat-containing protein At4g08210: MKMDLKHIVAAIRHCGRVKALKQGKSFHSHLIKTGYSHNVYIACNLVSMYADFTFLIDAYKLFDEMPVKNIVTWTTMVSAYTSNGKPREAIKLYARMLDSKSEVPNGFMYSVVLKACGLVGEIELGRLIHKRFSRENLDYDIVLLNALLDMYVKCGCLSDARKVFDGIFSRANSTSWNTMISGYFKEGLVEEAVNLFNQMPDRNVVSWNTIIAGLAENGSSRALQFVCKMHREGIKLDKFTFPCALKTCSYAGFLVAGKQIHCYVLKSGLESSCFAVSALVDMYSNCNELDDAIRLFDQYSGGTGSICDSLVLWNSMLSGYVVHEKNRAAVNMIAQIHHSGASVDSYTSSSALKVCINLLNVRLGIQVHALIVISGHELDYVVGSILVDLYAKLGNMKDAFKLFHRLPKKDIVAWSGLLMGCAKMELNSLALSLFRDMVTFGVEVDQYIVSNVLKVCSSLASIGTGKQVHAFCIKRGYETEQVTITALIDMYSKCGEVEDGLVLFGCVADRDVVCWTGIIVGCAQNGRANEALEIFQQMVQSGLKPNEVTYLGVLTACRHAGLVVEAQTIFGTMKCDHRLEPQLEHYYCMVDLLCQAGCFKEVEKLIAEMPFKPDKTIWSSMLGACGTHRNTGLVSTIAENLLANCPNDPSIYVMLSNAYGTLGMWDSLSQVREAAKKLGVKAAGTSWIEISS, encoded by the coding sequence ATGAAAATGGACTTGAAGCATATAGTTGCAGCTATACGCCATTGTGGGCGAGTCAAAGCTCTCAAGCAAGGCAAATCATTTCATTCTCATTTGATCAAAACTGGGTATTCTCATAACGTCTACATAGCCTGCAATTTGGTATCTATGTATGCTGACTTCACATTTTTAATCGACGCATATAAACTGTTTGATGAAATGCCTGTAAAAAACATCGTCACCTGGACCACTATGGTTTCTGCGTATACCAGCAATGGAAAGCCTCGTGAAGCAATAAAGCTATATGCCCGGATGTTAGATTCTAAATCAGAAGTCCCTAATGGGTTTATGTACTCTGTGGTTTTGAAAGCGTGTGGTCTTGTGGGTGAGATTGAGCTGGGTAGACTGATTCATAAGAGATTTTCTAGAGAGAATTTGGATTACGATATTGTTTTGCTGAATGCTCTTTTGGATATGTATGTTAAATGCGGATGCTTGAGTGATGCAAGAAAAGTTTTCGATGGGATCTTTTCGAGGGCGAATTCCACTTCCTGGAATACAATGATTTCAGGGTATTTTAAGGAAGGTTTGGTGGAGGAGGCTGTTAATTTGTTCAATCAAATGCCGGACAGAAATGTTGTTTCTTGGAATACTATTATTGCTGGTCTTGCAGAAAATGGGAGTTCACGTGCATTACAGTTTGTTTGTAAGATGCACCGGGAAGGGATTAAGCTTGATAAATTTACTTTTCCATGTGCTCTTAAGACATGTAGTTATGCTGGTTTCTTAGTTGCAGGTAAACAGATTCACTGTTATGTTTTAAAGTCTGGTTTGGAGTCTAGTTGCTTCGCTGTGTCAGCGCTGGTTGATATGTATTCAAATTGCAACGAGTTAGACGATGCTATAAGGCTGTTTGATCAATACTCAGGTGGTACTGGTTCAATCTGTGATAGCTTAGTACTCTGGAATTCTATGCTTTCAGGGTATGTTGTTCATGAGAAAAATAGAGCTGCTGTTAATATGATTGCACAAATCCATCATTCTGGTGCTTCGGTTGACTCTTACACCTCGAGTAGTGCTTTGAAGGTCTGCATCAACTTGCTCAATGTGAGACTTGGGATTCAAGTTCATGCTTTGATTGTTATCAGTGGGCACGAGTTAGATTATGTTGTTGGAAGCATCCTTGTAGACCTCTATGCAAAACTGGGGAATATGAAAGATGCTTTTAAACTGTTTCATAGGCTTCCCAAGAAAGATATTGTAGCTTGGTCTGGTTTACTCATGGGGTGCGCTAAGATGGAATTGAACTCCTTAGCTTTGTCACTGTTTAGAGATATGGTTACATTTGGTGTTGAAGTAGATCAGTATATTGTTTCTAATGTTCTGAAAGTCTGTTCTAGTTTGGCATCTATTGGAACCGGAAAACAGGTACATGCTTTTTGTATCAAGAGAGGATATGAAACCGAACAGGTCACCATCACAGCCCTCATTGACATGTATTCAAAATGTGGTGAGGTAGAAGatggtttggttttgtttggCTGTGTTGCAGATAGGGATGTTGTATGCTGGACAGGGATCATTGTGGGGTGTGCGCAGAATGGAAGGGCAAATGAAGCTCTTGAAATTTTCCAACAGATGGTACAATCAGGGTTAAAGCCAAATGAAGTCACTTATCTAGGTGTCCTTACTGCATGTAGGCATGCTGGTTTGGTTGTAGAGGCACAGACCATATTTGGGACCATGAAATGTGATCACAGACTTGAACCTCAACTAGAACATTATTATTGCATGGTTGATCTTCTATGTCAAGCTGGATGTTTCAAAGAGGTAGAGAAGTTAATTGCTGAGATGCCATTTAAACCTGACAAAACCATATGGAGCTCGATGCTTGGGGCCTGTGGGACTCACAGGAATACTGGATTGGTCAGTACCATTGCTGAGAACCTTCTTGCTAATTGTCCAAATGACCCTTCGATTTATGTTATGCTTTCAAATGCTTATGGAACTTTGGGAATGTGGGATAGTCTAAGCCAAGTGAGGGAAGCTGCTAAAAAGTTGGGTGTCAAAGCAGCTGGAACGAGCTGGATTGAGATTTCAAGTTAA